One Phaseolus vulgaris cultivar G19833 chromosome 4, P. vulgaris v2.0, whole genome shotgun sequence DNA window includes the following coding sequences:
- the LOC137837305 gene encoding protein REBELOTE, which yields MGKLGKKARKFAKKNLQSVLRNKRKLNSKFKRKASKRDSHDIEENIENDAINPSNERNVVEEFQDTSLDAIFSEDDSEVLGDDSDSDGFLSEDSSFSYDNGSDSESECYIGNNKSASSLSEQNKDFCAELLKKTKKLNKLREKDPGFSKFLESYDMKIEQTQDEEISSDDGKSLDLVQPLNNNNAFSHVGKLLTSASVDSLCKLVKEQCSVPALTCLINAYRAACHNDSEATSVSGCVFSDGIQKSKTFCKILMFMLQEADATFRKLLGISSSSSRKEAVLDLKNTKKWLSLRPLIKSYLRSTVFLLNQVTDSELLAFSICRLRTSIIFLFAFPSLLRNLLKISVHLWATGDGSLSSHSFLIIQDIASMSSSNWFDFCFVKTYKAFISNSQSVERKFEHIRFLRNSFVELCCLDMQKSSNKAMTCILHLGKILQKGWQTKKKEVVKTICSWQYINCIDMWVTFISACVQDYDLQPLLYMIVQIINGVALLFPGPRYLPLRLRCIQWLNNLSGSSGVFIPVTSLVLDVLEYKIAKDSGKPGKVLQPMSTVKLPKHWLKSRGFQEECILSASELLSEHFAQWSYHISFPELATAPLIHLKKVFEKTSIESFRRVIKRFIDQVEMNIDFVQKKREEVPFSPKDHQSVESFLQVEKRNGNTPFTQYYKIIMSKAASRNSISDRKSPGKGKKKMLHPKGSIDPVSTDS from the exons ATGGGAAAGTTGGGTAAGAAAGCCAGGAAGTTTGCAAAAAAGAATTTGCAGTCAGTTTTGAGGAACAAAAGGAAGTTAAATTCTAAGTTCAAAAGGAAAGCTTCAAAAA GAGATAGTCATGATATTGAAGAAAACATAGAGAATGACGCAATAAATCCATCAAATGAAAG AAACGTAGTTGAAGAATTTCAAGACACTTCTCTTGATGCTATATTCAGTGAAGATGACAGTGAGGTTCTCGGAGATGATTCAGACAGTGATGGATTTCTTTCAGAG GACTCAAGCTTTTCATATGATAATGGAAGTGACAGTGAAAGTGAATGCTATATTGGGA ACAACAAATCTGCTAGTTCCTTATCAGAGCAAAACAAAGATTTTTGTGCTGAACttctaaagaaaacaaaaaagttgAACAAATTGAGAGAAAAG GACCCGGGGTTTTCAAAATTTCTAGAAAGTTATGATATGAAGATTGAACAAACCCAAGACGAGGAGATT AGTTCGGATGATGGGAAAAGTTTAGATCTGGTGCAGCCACTGAATAACAATAATGCATTTTCTCACGTGGGTAAACTGTTGACAAGTGCATCTGTTGATTCATTGTGTAAACTGGTCAAAGAACAGTGTAGTGTTCCTGCCCTTACTTGTCTCATAAATGCTTATAGGGCAGCATGCCACAATGATTCTGAAGCAACCAGTGTCAGTGGTTGTGTTTTTTCTGATGGCATTCAGAAGAGCAAAACTTTCTGCAAGATATTAATGTTCATGCTACAAGAGGCTGATGCTACATTTAGGAAGTTATTGGGAATATCAAGCTCAAGTTCAAGGAAGGAAGCCGTGTTGGACCTAAAGAATACAAAAAAGTGGTTGTCCCTGAGGCCACTTATTAAGTCATACTTAAGAAGTACTGTGTTTCTCCTGAACCAGGTCACCGACTCTGAATTATTGGCCTTCTCAATCTGTCGGCTCAGAACTTCAATCATTTTTCTCTTTGCATTTCCATCTTTACTGCGCAATCTTCTTAAG ATTTCTGTTCATCTCTGGGCAACAGGTGATGGGTCTCTATCGTCCCATTCCTTTCTCATTATACAAGATATAGCTTCTATGTCTAGCTCTAACTGGTTTGACTTCTGCTTCGTCAAAACATACAAGGCTTTCATTAGTAACTCTCAATCTGTTGAGCGAAAGTTTGAACATATACGTTTTCTAAGgaattccttcgtggagctatGTTGTTTAGATATGCAAAAGTCATCAAACAAGGCAATGACTTGTATATTGCATCTGGGTAAGATATTGCAGAAAGGGTGGCAAACCAAAAAGAAG GAGGTGGTTAAAACAATTTGCAGTTGGCAGTACATCAATTGCATTGATATGTGGGTTACTTTTATATCAGCTTGCGTGCAGGACTATGATCTTCAGCCATTGCTGTACATGATTGTACAGATTATAAATGGAGTTGCTCTCCTGTTTCCTGGGCCTAGATATTTACCACTGAGACTCAGATGTATCCAATGGCTTAATAATCTTTCTGGTTCTAGTGGGGTTTTCATCCCTGTTACATCATTGGTGCTGGATGTTTTAGAGTACAAAATTGCCAAGGATAGTGGGAAACCTGGCAAAGTGTTGCAACCTATGTCTACCGTAAAG CTTCCAAAGCATTGGTTAAAATCACGTGGCTTCCAAGAAGAGTGTATCTTATCCGCCAGTGAACTCCTTTCAGAGCACTTTGCACAATGGAGCTATCATATATCTTTTCCCGAGCTAGCGACAGCTCCACTTATACACCTAAAGAAGGTCTTTGAGAAAACTTCTATTGAGAGTTTCAGACGTGTTATCAAGCGTTTCATTGATCAG GTGGAGATGAATATTGACTTTGtgcaaaagaaaagagaagaggTGCCTTTCTCACCAAAAGATCATCAGTCCGTCGAATCATTCCTTCAG GTTGAGAAACGAAATGGTAACACTCCATTTACACAATACTATAAAATCATCATGAGCAAGGCTGCTTCTAGGAATTCAATTTCAGATAGAAAG TCTCCAGGCAAgggaaagaagaaaatgctaCATCCAAAAGGCAGCATTGACCCTGTGTCTACTGACTCTTGA